The following are encoded in a window of Brevibacillus sp. DP1.3A genomic DNA:
- a CDS encoding TolC family protein, which translates to MNFPYSKKKWMSISLAALLTTALGAGTLTASANTGSDQAKAPTTVQASNDKVAAEAGKDTTTTPDTAAAEELTLDKAIEEALKTNVSLQNARLDAKNADINNSITYRSTAQMTADMLESLDAAQAKYVRSAQSEMTKKLNALAVKTTEGKIKLGAQDAYYKLIFAQDDLNLKKQSLARAEAQLKVAKAAFDVGTNAKTDVLEAEMGVAGAKAQLTTAENNLEIAVMDLNDFLGVDLQKEWKVVSANKKMAPISITVKDAEKQALSKRLEITKAEEELKLAELNVKLIAEYTAASTLSGQQARNNVEKSQLAIDEAKRTVSKDVAQAYLNLNAAREAIDFQKAAKDSAAESYRLKNLRFENGLATTLEVIQSEEALSTRENEYQKAILTYNLAVVNFENALGN; encoded by the coding sequence GTGAATTTTCCATATTCGAAAAAGAAATGGATGTCTATCAGTTTGGCGGCATTATTAACAACAGCCCTTGGCGCAGGAACCTTGACGGCATCTGCGAATACAGGCTCCGATCAAGCAAAGGCACCTACGACTGTACAAGCATCTAACGATAAAGTAGCAGCTGAGGCAGGCAAAGATACTACTACAACGCCTGATACTGCCGCAGCAGAAGAGTTGACGTTGGATAAAGCGATTGAAGAAGCTTTGAAAACAAACGTCTCATTACAAAATGCTCGTTTGGATGCGAAAAATGCAGATATCAACAACTCGATTACCTATAGAAGCACGGCGCAAATGACAGCAGACATGCTGGAATCGTTGGATGCAGCGCAAGCAAAGTATGTGAGAAGCGCCCAAAGTGAAATGACCAAAAAGCTGAATGCCCTCGCTGTTAAGACTACAGAAGGAAAAATCAAGCTGGGCGCACAAGATGCCTATTACAAGCTGATTTTTGCTCAGGATGACCTGAACTTGAAAAAACAAAGCTTGGCTCGTGCAGAAGCACAATTGAAAGTAGCTAAGGCTGCATTTGATGTGGGAACCAACGCGAAGACAGACGTTCTTGAAGCAGAAATGGGCGTAGCAGGTGCAAAAGCTCAATTGACGACTGCGGAAAACAACTTGGAAATTGCCGTGATGGATCTGAACGATTTCCTTGGCGTTGATCTGCAAAAAGAATGGAAAGTCGTCTCTGCCAATAAGAAAATGGCTCCAATCTCGATCACCGTGAAAGATGCAGAGAAGCAGGCCCTCTCTAAACGTTTGGAGATTACCAAAGCAGAAGAAGAGCTCAAGCTAGCTGAGTTGAATGTGAAGCTGATCGCCGAGTATACTGCGGCGTCAACTCTCTCTGGTCAACAAGCTCGCAACAACGTCGAGAAATCGCAGCTTGCCATTGATGAGGCAAAACGTACCGTTTCGAAAGATGTTGCACAGGCATACCTCAACCTAAACGCAGCTCGCGAGGCGATTGACTTCCAAAAAGCAGCAAAAGATTCTGCAGCTGAGAGCTATCGCTTGAAAAATTTGCGTTTTGAAAATGGACTCGCGACGACTTTGGAAGTAATCCAATCGGAAGAAGCATTGTCTACTCGTGAGAACGAGTACCAAAAAGCTATCCTGACTTACAACTTGGCTGTCGTAAACTTTGAGAATGCATTAGGAAATTAA
- a CDS encoding YigZ family protein, protein MLTQYKTIAGYGEDYIVIERSRFIGYAQRVTTEEEATAFIAMIKKKHWDATHNCSAFVIGENDQIQRSSDDGEPSGTAGKPILECIKKNGVKDTVVVVTRYFGGIKLGAGGLVRAYTAGTVTALKAAKIVVHTLHQTISVSVDYTWWGKVENELRLGEHRVSGTDFTDKVTAHVLIPEGEQDEFVARMVDLTNGQAQIVLGEKEYVEVPVDAVGDAEEE, encoded by the coding sequence ATGCTTACCCAATACAAAACCATCGCTGGCTACGGTGAGGACTATATCGTCATTGAGCGCTCCCGTTTTATCGGATATGCCCAGCGGGTTACCACTGAGGAAGAAGCGACAGCGTTTATCGCGATGATCAAAAAGAAGCACTGGGACGCTACCCATAACTGTTCTGCCTTTGTCATCGGTGAAAACGATCAGATTCAGCGCTCGAGTGATGACGGGGAGCCTAGCGGTACGGCAGGCAAGCCGATCCTGGAATGCATCAAGAAAAACGGCGTGAAGGATACGGTCGTGGTCGTCACTCGCTATTTCGGCGGAATCAAGCTTGGGGCTGGTGGACTCGTCCGGGCTTATACAGCTGGAACGGTCACTGCATTGAAGGCTGCAAAGATCGTGGTGCACACGCTGCATCAGACGATCTCTGTCAGCGTGGACTATACGTGGTGGGGCAAGGTGGAAAACGAACTGCGTCTAGGTGAACATCGCGTGAGTGGTACGGATTTTACAGACAAGGTGACCGCGCATGTGCTGATCCCCGAGGGAGAACAGGATGAGTTTGTCGCTCGGATGGTTGATTTAACGAATGGACAAGCTCAGATCGTGCTGGGGGAGAAGGAATATGTAGAGGTTCCTGTAGACGCGGTTGGAGATGCGGAAGAAGAGTAA